The DNA region AGCTGTTAAAGGAAAACCTGTTTTCCACTGCCATGGCCGTCTTCGAAACCGGCATCGCCTGGTTCTGGCCCAAGTGGCGCCTGCGCCGGTTATTCACCATCACCGGTGTTGAACACGTGGAGCAAGCCAAACAGGAAGGGCAGGGCGCATTACTGTTGAGCCTGCACTTCACCACCCTGGATATCGGCAGCGCCATGCTCGGCCAATACGTCAATTACGATGGCATGTACAGCCCGCACTCCAACCCGGTGTACGATTATTTGCAGAAGGTGCGCCGCGAAGCCTACTGCAAAGGCGGCACCGCCATCAGCCGCGACAACCTGCGCGCCATTGTCAACCAACTGCGCAAAGCGCGCATGATCTGGTACGCCCCCGACCGCGACCTCGGCCCCAAGGCATCCATCTTCGTCCCCTTCTTTGGCGTCCCCACCGCCACAGTAACCGCCACCGCACAATTCGCGCGCATGGGCCGCGCCAAAATTATTCCCTTCACCCAATACCGCCGCGCCGACGGCAGCGGCTACGATGTGGTGATTCATCCCGCGTTTGACAACTACCCCACCGGCGACGACTACGCCGACGCCCGCCGCGTCAATGAATTTATGGAAACCGAAATCCTCAAACACCCGGAACAATATTTCTGGGCGCAGCCGCGTTTCAAAACGCGGCCGGAGGGAGAGGAGAAGGTTTATTGATGCTTGTGCGGTTTTGAAAGGGGACTCCAAACATCTATATATCTGCCGAAACAGTCCGCAGTAATGCGGGCTGTTTTTTTATGAGCCTGAGACCGCTGCTTTATATCAAGGCTGCCGGTAAATAGTGGTTACTGTTTGTTATAAAACATAATGTAATACTTCGTCATAAGTGATTGATAAAAAAGGGATTTGTACAATGATGTGCCCCGGTACTGTTAAATTGGCTGTCTGTATATGTAAACCATGGGTGTATCTATAATGAGTGAATTAGCAAGGAAACTTTTCGCCTTTTATCCGCTGTTAGTTGAGGATAAAGTGCTATAAGCCTGTAATAGCGGGTAATTTGACGGTATGGTATAAATCTCAATCAAAAACTTAGACGGAAACTTTCCGGGATGTTATACGGAAACTTTCCGTCTAATAACAATGTTAGCTTGGAGTGTTAATGAAGAAGATATCCACGCAGAAAATCTTGATAATTTTTCTCCTGATTTCTATAGTCCTTGTTGGTGCATTAGAGTTTATTTTTGCTGAATCAAAAGAGTTATTTACTGGCGGTGCAAAACTTTCAGATCTCACAACTAACTTGTGTTTGGCGTACATATCTGGATACTTCTTTTATCTTGTTACCGTGGTGGTTCCAAAAAAAATTGAAAGAGAACATGTTGAAGAGCACATAGCACATTTAACTAATAGGCTTTTAAGTGACATACTTTTTATAATGCAGCACGCAACAAATTCAAATATATCGCAAAAATCATTGAAGACAGAGTGTCTAACTGCAGAATCCTTTAGGGCTGCAGCAAAAAATGTATTCATGGACAATGATGTAATTCCTTTAAGCGGAAGTAAACACGGGCGCCCATTGAAAGTTGGCGAAGCCGTTTCTCATACTATCCAAGAATTACAAAATACAATAAACGAGCTATTTAAGTATTCTCCTTTTCTTGAAACAGAGCTTATATCTCTAATGAGCGCTGCTTCAAGAAATGTTTTAAATGAAAGCTGGGTAAATTCTCTAAATATGGTTCCCTTGCATGTTGACAATATGGTGTTGGCTGCAGAACGAAGAGATGTGTCCGGATATGCAGATTGTCTCT from Cellvibrio japonicus Ueda107 includes:
- a CDS encoding lipid A biosynthesis lauroyl acyltransferase, with product MSSPQFTRALLAPRHWPSWIGAGIWFLMAQLPFRVQWWLAKLLCPLLYLNKKRIHMARTNLRLCFPDKTEAEREQLLKENLFSTAMAVFETGIAWFWPKWRLRRLFTITGVEHVEQAKQEGQGALLLSLHFTTLDIGSAMLGQYVNYDGMYSPHSNPVYDYLQKVRREAYCKGGTAISRDNLRAIVNQLRKARMIWYAPDRDLGPKASIFVPFFGVPTATVTATAQFARMGRAKIIPFTQYRRADGSGYDVVIHPAFDNYPTGDDYADARRVNEFMETEILKHPEQYFWAQPRFKTRPEGEEKVY